Proteins from one Panicum virgatum strain AP13 chromosome 7K, P.virgatum_v5, whole genome shotgun sequence genomic window:
- the LOC120639544 gene encoding probable glucuronosyltransferase Os04g0103100 produces MASIRRPHSPAKQHLLRHHHPFASSSPPSSPLRHSSSSSSSPRTHQHHLAAGYPHPFLFLSRRPLPRFAAFFLLGSFLGLLHFLSHLPHTPHIGPADSSPNPVASASDLRHQLPIWVQDDDAAADDGRKKLLIVVTPTRARAAQAYYLSRMGQTLRLVDPPLLWVVVQAGKPTPEAAAALRRTAVMHRYVGCCDRLNASSDDLRPHQMNAALELVENHRLDGIVYFAHEEGVYSLALFQRLRRIRRFGTWPVPVISENRKDGVVLEGPVCKQNQVVGWHTSEDNSKLRRFHVAMSGFAFNSTMLWDPKLRSHVAWNSIRHPEMVKEGLQGTTFVEQLVEDESQMEGIPADCSHIMNWHVPFGSENLAYPKGWRVGTNLDVIIPLK; encoded by the exons ATGGCGTCCATCCGCCGGCCGCACTCGCCGGCCAAGCAGCACCTgctccgccaccaccaccccttcgcctcctcctccccgccctcctccccgctccgtcactcctcctccagctcctcctccccgaggacccaccagcaccacctcgccgccggctacccgcaccccttcctcttcctttcccgccgcccgctcccgcgcTTCGCCGCCTTCTTCCTGCTCGGCTccttcctcggcctcctccactTCCTCTCCCACCTGCCCCACACGCCGCACATCGGCCCGGCGGACTCCTCCCCCAACCCCGTCGCGTCCGCGTCCGACCTTCGCCACCAGCTTCCCATCTGGGTACaagacgacgacgccgccgccgatgacGGCAGGAAGAAGCTGCTCATCGTCGTCACGCCcacgcgcgcccgcgccgcgcaggCGTACTACCTCAGCCGGATGGGCCAGACGCTGCGCCTCGTCGACCCGCCCCTGCTCTGGGTCGTCGTCCAGGCCGGCAAGCCCAcgcccgaggccgccgccgcgctgcgccgCACCGCCGTCATGCACCGCTACGTCGGCTGCTGCGACAGGCTCAACGCATCCTCCGACGACCTCCGCCCGCACCAGATGAATGCCGCGCTCGAGCTCGTCGAGAACCACCGCCTCGACGGCATCGTCTACTTCGCCCACGAGGAGGGCGTCTACTCCCTAGCCCTCTTCCAACGCCTGCGCCGAATCAG GAGGTTTGGCACATGGCCTGTTCCAGTGATCTCTGAAAACAGAAAGGATGGTGTGGTGCTGGAGGGCCCTGTGTGTAAGCAGAATCAAGTCGTTGGATGGCATACAAGTGAAGATAACAGCAAGCTCCGTAGATTTCATGTTGCTATGTCAGGATTCGCGTTCAATAGCACCATGCTCTGGGATCCCAAGCTGAGGTCCCATGTGGCCTGGAATTCAATTCGCCATCCAGAAATGGTGAAAGAAGGCCTCCAA GGAACCACGTTTGTAGAGCAACTAGTGGAGGATGAAAGCCAGATGGAAGGCATACCTGCTGACTGCTCGCATATAATGAACTGGCATGTGCCATTTGGATCTGAGAATCTTGCCTATCCTAAAGGATGGCGAGTTGGGACGAATCTGGATGTGATTATTCCTCTTAAATAG
- the LOC120639543 gene encoding eukaryotic translation initiation factor 3 subunit M-like, translating into MATVVNTTEEEPMLAVVRFTADLAWADAGPEVADPEVTRLCLEAQEHILAGRWLDMAFLMLASADLLLTSPSRVPDKDLECVLSVICSLVTKAGSEDQALQITDLICAKLTRQPDDKPALRLKVLFSLYNLLPSPYGKALVYKKALELATAGKAAEYIIPSFKNIDSFVTEWGIGNLEQRELYLAITRILKDQKGMTKDYFKFLNKYLATFKGSDDDSATIGDAKEEAVAAIIEFVKSPDLFQCDLLNIPAVAQLEKDENYQLVYELLKIFLTKRLESYLEFQTANTALLKDYGLVHEECITKMRLMSLLDLSSCCSGEIPYSAITESLQINDDEVEQWIVKAIAFKILDCKVDQLNQTVIVSRHTERIFGMPQWQGLRTKLGVWKGNIASAINTIQANKVTEEGTQAMHSLMIR; encoded by the exons ATGGCGACGGTCGTGAACACGACGGAGGAGGAGCCCATGCTGGCCGTGGTGCGCTTCACCGCGGATCTCGCCTGGGCCGACGCGGGTCCGGAGGTCGCCGACCCCGAGGTCACCCGCCTCTGCCTCGAGGCGCAGGAGCACATCCTTGCGGGGCGCTGGCTCGACATGGCCTTTCTCATGCTCGCCTCCGCCGACCTGCTCCTCACCTCCCCGTCGCGCGTCCCGGACAAAG ATCTCGAGTGCGTCCTCTCCGTCATCTGCAGCCTCGTCACCAAGGCCGGGTCGGAGGACCAGGCGCTGCAGATCACCGACCTCATCTGCGCCAAGCTCACCCGGCAGCCCGACGACAAGCCGGCGTTGCGCCTCAAAGT TCTGTTCAGCTTGTACAATCTGCTTCCAAGTCCCTACGGCAAGGCACTTGTTTACAAGAAGGCTCTCGAGCTCGCCACGGCCGGAAAGGCTGCTGAGTACATCATCCCGTCATTCAAGAACATCGACAGCTTCGTCACTGAGTGGGGAATTGGCAATTTGGAGCAGAGGGAGCTGTACCTTGCCATCACTAGGATTCTCAAAGATCAGAAGGG CATGACCAAGGACTACTTCAAATTTCTCAACAAGTACCTCGCCACTTTCAAGGGATCAGATGACGACTCTGCTACAATTGGTGATGCAAAGGAAGAGGCTGTTGCAGCCATTATTGAGTTTGTTAAATCGCCTGACCTCTTTCAG TGTGATCTGCTCAATATACCAGCTGTTGCACAGCTTGAGAAGGACGAAAACTATCAGTTGGTTTATGAACTTCTAAAGATATTCCTTACTAAGAGGCTTGAATCCTATTTAGAGTTTCAGACTGCAAACACTGCCTTGCTGAAAGATTACG GACTGGTTCATGAGGAGTGCATAACCAAAATGCGCCTCATGTCTTTGCTCGATCTGAGCAGCTGCTGCTCTGGTGAAATCCCTTATTCAGCAATCACTGAATCACTTCAG ATTAATGATGATGAGGTGGAGCAATGGATTGTGAAAGCAATTGCATTCAAGATATTGGATTGCAAGGTTGATCAGCTTAACCAGACTGTCATCGTCAG TCGGCATACGGAGAGGATATTTGGGATGCCACAGTGGCAGGGTCTGCGCACAAAACTTGGAGTTTGGAAG GGAAACATTGCCAGTGCTATAAACACAATCCAAGCTAACAAAGTCACTGAAGAGGgcacacaagcaatgcatagCTTGATGATCCGCTGA